From the genome of Spinacia oleracea cultivar Varoflay chromosome 2, BTI_SOV_V1, whole genome shotgun sequence, one region includes:
- the LOC110797992 gene encoding uncharacterized protein translates to MYDFVHLDEKWFYLSKKSQRSYLAKGEKDKYRSASSSKFIPKVMFTGIVARPRFNEQADCTFDGKIGIFTFTYQAEAKRSSKNILKGTMETKIVEFVNQKVTRPMLINEIVPTIKAKWPRDGRHKIIFIQQDNAKAHISQEDPECQQVYQQEGFTFILLNQPPNSPDLNILDLRFFKSIQSFMHKKMPKDVDKMMEAVNEAFYELEPITLSHVWTTLQYVMNEILKAKGSNNYDLPHVNKKKLAAEGRLEEQVSALMWALIKAWQALYGEEEDNTNIAPTSNAHTNIASTSNAHD, encoded by the coding sequence ATGTACGACTTTGTGCACTTGGATGAAAAGTGGTTTTACTTAagcaagaaatcacaaagatccTACCTAGCAAAGGGGGAAAAAGACAAGTATAGATCAGCAAGTTCAAGCAAATTTATTCCAAAAGTCATGTTCACGGGGATTGTTGCAAGGCCAAGATTTAATGAACAAGCTGATTGCACATTTGATGGGAAAATTGGAATCTTCACATTCACTTACCAAGCAGAAGCAAAGAGAAGTTCGAAGAACATATTAAAGGGGACAATGGAGACAAAAATAGTTGAATTTGTCAACCAAAAGGTCACAAGGCCCATGCTAATCAATGAAATCGTACCAACAATCAAGGCAAAATGGCCAAGGGATGGAAGGCACAAAATAATTTTCATTCAACAAGATAATGCAAAGGCACACATAAGCCAAGAGGATCCAGAATGTCAGCAAGTTTATCAACAAGAAGGTTTTACTTTCATTTTACTCAACCAACCACCAAACAGTCCCGATTTAAACATACTAGACCTCAGATTTTTCAAAAGTATACAGTCATTCATGCACAAAAAGATGCCCAAAGATGTTGACAAGATGATGGAAGCTGTGAATGAAGCATTCTATGAACTTGAGCCTATAACACTAAGCCATGTGTGGACTACTCTACAATATGTGATGAATGAGATCTTGAAGGCTAAAGGTTCAAACAACTACGATCTACCACATGTAAACAAGAAAAAGCTAGCTGCCGAGGGAAGATTGGAAGAACAAGTGAGTGCTCTAATGTGGGCATTGATAAAGGCATGGCAGGCATTGTACGGGGAAGAGGAAGATAACACAAACATTGCACCCACATCTAATGCACACACAAACATTGCATCAACATCAAATGCACATGATTAG